One Odontesthes bonariensis isolate fOdoBon6 chromosome 17, fOdoBon6.hap1, whole genome shotgun sequence genomic window carries:
- the LOC142365959 gene encoding akirin-2-like, which produces MACGATLKRTMDFDPLMSPTSPKRRRCIPVAPSSSSPRKYLSLEPSPFGESSSRLSAEQILNGIKQEYKRIQKRKHLDGGYQQSECCYSPESPSQSSTMNVSSMTGTCSGGVSPTRKEQPLFTLRQVGMICERLLKEREEKVREEYEETMTSKLAEQYDTFVKFTHDQLMRRFGEQPASYVS; this is translated from the exons ATGGCGTGTGGAGCCACCCTGAAGAGGACCATGGATTTCGATCCACTGATGAGTCCTACGTCCCCCAAACGACGAAGATGCATCCCTGTGGCCCCATCGTCTTCATCCCCTAGGAAGTACCTCAGCCTAGAGCCCTCGCCATTTGGGGAGTCGTCCTCAAGACTTAGTGCAG AACAAATCCTAAACGGCATCAAACAAGAGTACAAACGCATTCAAAAGAGGAAGCATCTAGATGGAGGCTACCAACAGTCAGAGTGCTGCTATTCTCCAGAATCCCCATCCCAGTCCTCCACTATGAATGTTTCCAGCATGACAG GGACGTGCTCAGGAGGCGTCTCTCCAACTAGAAAAGAACAGCCATTATTCACCCTCAGACAAGTTGGAATGATCTGTGAACGCCTGCTGAAAGAAAGGGAAGAAAAGGTGCGGGAAGAGTATGAGGAGACCATGACTTCAAAACTGGCAG AGCAATACGACACCTTCGTCAAGTTCACACACGATCAGTTAATGCGACGATTTGGGGAGCAGCCTGCAAGCT ATGTTTCCTGA
- the LOC142366094 gene encoding cannabinoid receptor type 1B-like, with protein sequence MKLALHRIAGTTMSTLITGVQYLGSNDASYDGPSVDSSLVKNGFHFEKPHSASISSSFAEVIPGNKEVIFTALSPIFPTNMSDFILGNATSVEGGGASQCAENLVDNLECFMILTPSQQLAVAILALTLGTFTVLENLMVLCVILHSHTLRSRPSYHFIGSLAVADLIGSIIFVYSFLDFHVLHRKDSPNVFLFKLAGVIASFTASVGSLFLTAIDRYISIHRPMAYKRIVTKTKAVIAFSMMWTISIVISLLPLLGWNCKRLGSVCSDIFPLIDQKYLMFWIGMTSILVLFIIYAYMFILWKSHHHAVRMLSRSSQRSVIVYTAEGTKVQTVRPEQARMDLRLAKTLVLILVALIICWGPLLAIMVYDLFGKVDDVIKTVFAFCSMLCLLNSTVNPVIYAMRSKDLRRAFFNMWRGATQPLDSSAESDWNSRSVRATAGGAGKDGASSGKTQVKVAQVTVSGVTETSTAEAV encoded by the coding sequence ATGAAGCTGGCTTTGCACCGAATAGCAGGCACCACAATGAGCACCCTGATAACAGGTGTCCAGTATCTCGGCTCCAACGACGCCAGCTACGACGGCCCCTCAGTCGACTCCAGCCTGGTCAAGAATGGATTCCACTTTGAGAAGCCTCACTCTGCCTCCATCAGCAGCTCATTTGCTGAGGTCATCCCTGGAAATAAGGAGGTCATTTTCACCGCCCTCTCTCCCATTTTCCCCACTAACATGTCAGACTTCATCCTGGGCAACGCCACCTCTGTGGAGGGAGGGGGAGCCTCACAGTGCGCTGAGAACTTAGTGGACAACCTGGAATGCTTTATGATCCTCACTCCCAGTCAACAGCTTGCAGTTGCCATCTTAGCACTCACCCTGGGTACATTTACAGTGCTGGAAAACCTCATGGTGTTGTGTGTGATCCTACACTCCCACACACTTCGATCTCGGCCTTCCTACCACTTCATAGGTAGCCTAGCAGTGGCGGATCTGATAGGAAGCATTATTTTTGTGTACAGCTTCTTGGACTTTCATGTCCTTCACAGAAAAGACAGCCCCAATGTTTTCCTCTTCAAGTTGGCTGGGGTTATCGCCTCCTTCACTGCCTCTGTGGGCAGTTTGTTCCTCACTGCAATCGATCGCTACATCTCTATCCACAGGCCCATGGCGTACAAGCGCATTGTCACGAAGACTAAAGCAGTGATCGCCTTCAGTATGATGTGGACCATTTCCATTGTCATCTCACTGCTGCCGCTGCTGGGTTGGAACTGCAAGCGTCTCGGTTCGGTCTGCTCAGACATCTTCCCTCTCATTGACCAGAAATACCTGATGTTCTGGATTGGGATGACAAGCATCTTGGTCTTGTTCATCATATATGCCTACATGTTCATCCTCTGGAAGTCCCACCACCACGCTGTCCGCATGCTGAGCCGCAGCTCGCAGAGGAGCGTGATTGTCTACACGGCAGAGGGAACCAAAGTGCAGACAGTGAGGCCTGAGCAGGCTCGGATGGACCTGCGTCTGGCTAAAACCCTGGTCCTGATCCTGGTGGCCCTCATCATCTGCTGGGGTCCACTCCTAGCCATCATGGTTTACGACCTCTTTGGGAAGGTGGACGACGTAATTAAGACTGTGTTTGCCTTTTGCAGCATGTTGTGCCTGCTCAACTCCACCGTGAACCCTGTGATCTACGCCATGAGGAGCAAGGACCTGCGCAGGGCCTTCTTCAACATGTGGCGGGGCGCAACGCAGCCTCTCGACAGCAGCGCTGAGAGCGACTGGAACAGTAGGAGTGTGAGAGCCACCGCAGGTGGGGCAGGGAAAGATGGGGCAAGCAGTGGAaagactcaagtaaaagtagcCCAGGTTACTGTTTCTGGAGTGACTGAGACATCTACAGCAGAGGCGGTCTAA
- the orc3 gene encoding origin recognition complex subunit 3, translating to MSTSSVSKGCFVFKPSGKKKKTLDLESYFIHGCEGAESREIRYRLCQDLWNKIKTDTEVLQDELNRQILDSLLEFTRKCSLTRQHSDWTSRMRASEIPTAALVLGVNVPDHDMTFQSLFDLLRQSVTPHVVSVQAKECAALKHLMKKVLERLMDTVVAVDDDEEETEQLHKSVHCSLGALCDWYTSKITKSNTPGKKRSISVREEQQQPPVVIIFKDLEAFNPRVLQDFILICSRYIERLPLTFIFGIATSPSTIQHMLPHSVSSLLCIELFQSLSCTQHLATVIDKLILTPQFPFKLNGKVMQVLISIFLYHDFSVRNFIKGLQLALLEHFHSQPLSVLCCRKKEALLNLAQLSHGDLERIRQLRSFKRYIEKQETEEQAKLTTDDTHLKEVCQKLIKELRRYHKNYYPILRCLHTLTSSLPRYPLGKQIRELHLICLEKNVWEMEDYQCAMKLLRMLAKDELILLLQRCVDILQPVKSKKIKNALVQLEELLAKFKQLETAATEVASSVEDCVISPVKDLQKKTDLFQLQKTLLEMNESRRSKKLSPFETLRNEALEFVDSLVKSHLPPPESQTLSEVCYYSSSATVRRHLNATPRTSIQAALSSPFYYLQNDSLKAEDGTVSNAAPDICIAYKLHLECGRLINLYDWLEAYATVVSAAEGIDPDSDSFGKVDEVKHARFIRAVSELEFLGFIKSTKQKTDHVARLTWGGC from the exons GTTTTACAGGATGAACTCAACAGGCAAATCTTGGACAGCTTGCTGGAGTTCACCAGGAAGTGCTCCCTCACTCGTCAACACAGCGACTGGACGTCGCGGATGAGAGCCAGCGAAATTCCAACAGCCGCTCTTGTACTGG GTGTGAATGTCCCAGACCACGACATGACCTTCCAGAGTTTGTTTGACCTGCTCCGGCAGTCCGTCACTCCTCACGTTGTCTCTGTGCAGGCCAAAGAGTGTGCAG CATTGAAACATTTGATGaagaaggtcctggagagattgATGGATACAGTTGTTGCCGTGGACGATGACGAGGAGGAAACTGAGCAGCTCCACAAGAGTGTGCACTGCTCTCTCGGTGCGCTCTGCGACTGGTACACTTCAAAGATAACG AAATCCAACACCCCAGGGAAAAAGCGCAGCATTTCAGTGagggaggagcagcagcagccgccTGTTGTGATCATTTTCAAAGATTTGGAAGCTTTTAACCCAAGAGTTCTTCAGGACTTCATACTTATATGCAG CCGGTACATCGAGCGGCTTCCCCTGACCTTCATCTTTGGGATCGCCACATCACCCAGCACCATCCAGCACATGCTACCCCACTCCGTGTCCTCCCTGCTATGCATAGAGCTTTTCCAGTCCCTGTCCTGCACACAGCACCTCGCCACAGTCATAGACAAG TTGATCCTGACTCCTCAATTCCCCTTTAAGCTCAACGGAAAAGTCATGCAGGTGCTGATCAGCATCTTCCTTTACCACGACTTCTCAGTCAGAAACTTCATCAAGGGCCTGCAG CTGGCGCTGTTGGAGCACTTTCACTCGCAGCCTCTCAGTGTGCTGTGCTGCAGGAAGAAGGAGGCCCTCCTTAACCTGGCGCAGCTCAGTCACGGCGACTTGGAAAGGATTAGGCAGCTGCGGTCGTTCAAGAG GTACATAGAGAAGCAGGAAACAGAGGAACAGGCAAAGCTCACGACGGATGACACTCATTTAAAG gaggtGTGTCAGAAGCTGATAAAGGAGCTCCGCAGGTACCACAAGAACTATTACCCCATCCTGAGGTGTCTCCACACTCTGACATCGTCATTACCTCGATATCCTCTTGGAAAACAG ATCAGGGAACTCCATTTGATATGTCTCGAAAAGAATGTGTGGGAGATGGAGGACTACCAGTGTGCCATGAAGCTTTTAAG GATGCTGGCAAAAGATGAGTTGATTTTGTTGCTACAGAGGTGTGTGGACATTCTGCAACCGGTCAAGTCAAAGAAGATAAAGAATGCTCTCGTCCAGCTTGAGGAACTTCTCGCTAAATTCAAGCAGCTGGAGA CAGCTGCCACCGAAGTGGCCTCCAGTGTGGAGGACTGCGTCATCTCTCCAGTGAAAGATCTTCAAAAGAAAACGGATCTGTTTCAGCTACAGAAG ACCCTGCTGGAGATGAACGAATCTCGTAGATCAAAGAAACTGAGCCCGTTTGAGACTCTGAGGAATGAAGCTCTCGAGTTCGTTGACAGTTTAGTGAA GAGTCACCTGCCGCCGCCAGAGTCTCAGACTCTGAGCGAAGTGTGCTACTACAGCTCGTCTGCCACTGTGAGACGCCACCTCAATGCGACGCCTCGCACCTCCATTCAGGCCGCGCTCAGCAGCCCCTTCTATTATCTGCAG AACGACAGCTTGAAGGCTGAAGATGGAACCGTCTCTAACGCAGCTCCTGATATCTGCATCGCATACAAGCTCCACTTGGAGTGCGGCCGGCTGATCAACCTGTACGACTGGCTGGAA gcCTACGCCACTGTGGTGTCTGCTGCAGAGGGCATCGATCCAGACTCGGACAGTTTTGGGAAAGTGGATGAGGTCAAGCA CGCTCGTTTCATCCGTGCCGTGTCAGAACTCGAATTTCTGGGCTTTATCAAGTCGACCAAGCAGAAGACCGACCACGTAGCCCGACTCACCTGGGGAGGCTGCTGA